Proteins encoded by one window of Streptomyces sp. LX-29:
- a CDS encoding aldehyde dehydrogenase family protein, whose product MTTTLSPVVSRNPADPADVVAHVPAAGAFGAAEAVEGARAAQPGWLRGGAAARSAALASIATALETAMDELAALAVREVGKPLAEARAEVARAVAIWRYHAQAPYEPSGAVHETAAGAGLLLTRRRPHGVAGLITPWNFPFAIPSWKAAPALAAGNTVVLKPAPEATACAQRLAEIVQGVLPERVFTAVPGGAAEGAAVVSAADVVSFTGSTEAGRAVARAATDRGVPFQAEMGGLNAAIVLPDADIARAAAHLAAAIAGYAGQKCTATSRVIAVGAAADPLREALTEALRSIPAGDPADPATVCGPLISEQAREQVSGAWAGLSALTGGTVPDGPGWYAAPTLVEKVPAGHRLLREEVFGPVAALLTADDLADAVRITNSVPYGLVTSVHTTDLDAALYGLDELDTGMIRVNAPSTGVDFHLPFGGTKSSSHGPREQGRAALEFYTASRTYTLSPGKTM is encoded by the coding sequence GTGACCACCACCCTGTCCCCGGTTGTCTCCCGCAACCCGGCCGACCCCGCCGACGTCGTCGCGCATGTGCCCGCCGCCGGAGCGTTCGGTGCCGCCGAGGCCGTGGAGGGGGCCCGTGCCGCGCAGCCCGGCTGGCTGCGCGGCGGCGCGGCCGCCCGCTCGGCCGCCCTCGCCTCGATCGCCACCGCCCTCGAGACCGCCATGGACGAGCTCGCCGCGCTCGCCGTGCGGGAGGTCGGCAAGCCGCTCGCCGAGGCCCGTGCCGAGGTGGCTCGGGCCGTCGCGATCTGGCGGTACCACGCCCAGGCCCCGTACGAGCCGTCCGGCGCCGTCCACGAGACGGCCGCCGGGGCCGGGCTGCTGCTGACCCGCCGCCGCCCGCACGGGGTCGCGGGGCTGATCACGCCCTGGAACTTCCCCTTCGCCATCCCGAGCTGGAAGGCCGCCCCGGCGCTCGCGGCGGGCAACACGGTCGTCCTCAAGCCCGCGCCCGAGGCCACTGCCTGCGCCCAGCGGCTCGCCGAGATCGTCCAGGGGGTACTGCCGGAGCGGGTGTTCACGGCGGTGCCCGGTGGCGCCGCCGAGGGTGCCGCCGTCGTCTCCGCCGCCGACGTCGTCTCTTTCACCGGCTCGACCGAGGCGGGCCGGGCGGTCGCCCGTGCGGCCACCGACCGCGGCGTTCCGTTCCAGGCGGAGATGGGCGGCCTCAACGCGGCGATCGTCCTCCCGGACGCCGACATCGCGCGGGCCGCCGCGCACCTGGCCGCCGCCATCGCCGGATACGCGGGGCAGAAGTGCACCGCCACCAGCCGGGTGATCGCCGTCGGCGCCGCCGCCGACCCCCTGCGGGAAGCCCTCACGGAAGCGTTGCGGAGCATCCCGGCGGGGGATCCGGCCGACCCCGCCACGGTGTGTGGACCGCTCATCTCCGAGCAGGCCCGCGAGCAGGTCAGCGGCGCCTGGGCCGGTCTGTCGGCGCTCACCGGCGGCACCGTCCCGGACGGCCCCGGGTGGTACGCGGCCCCGACCCTGGTCGAGAAGGTGCCCGCGGGCCACCGCCTGCTCCGCGAGGAGGTCTTCGGGCCCGTCGCGGCCCTGCTGACGGCCGACGATCTGGCCGACGCGGTCCGCATCACCAACTCCGTGCCGTACGGCCTGGTCACCTCGGTGCACACGACCGACCTCGACGCGGCGCTGTACGGCCTCGACGAGCTGGACACCGGCATGATCCGCGTCAACGCCCCGTCCACCGGCGTCGACTTCCACCTGCCGTTCGGCGGCACGAAGTCCTCCAGCCACGGCCCGCGCGAACAGGGCCGCGCCGCGCTGGAGTTCTACACCGCCAGCCGCACGTACACCCTCTCACCGGGCAAAACAATGTGA
- a CDS encoding proline racemase family protein, whose product MRTRHVFHAVDSHTEGMPTRVVTGGVGVIPGATMAERRLHFAEHLDHIRTLLMYEPRGHSAMSGAILQPPTRPDADYGVLYIEVSGLLPMCGHGTIGVATVLVETGMVPVVEPVTTVRLDTPAGLVSVDVHVEDGAAKAVTLTNVPAFCVGLHRRVDVPGFGTVTYDLAFGGNFYAFVELDALGLPFDRARKDDLLAAGLAVMDAINATDRPVHPESPEIGGVKHVYLAAPGSDAAHSRHAMAIHPGWFDRSPCGTGTSARMAQLHARGHLPLHRDFVNESLIGTRFTGRLVGETEVGGVPAVVPTITGRAWITGTAQYFLDPDDPFPGGFLL is encoded by the coding sequence GTGCGCACACGCCATGTCTTCCACGCGGTGGACTCGCACACCGAGGGCATGCCCACCCGCGTGGTCACCGGCGGCGTCGGGGTGATCCCCGGCGCCACCATGGCCGAACGACGCCTGCACTTCGCCGAGCACCTGGACCACATCCGTACGCTCCTCATGTACGAGCCGCGCGGCCACTCCGCCATGAGCGGCGCGATCCTCCAGCCGCCCACCCGGCCCGACGCGGACTACGGCGTCCTCTACATCGAGGTCTCCGGGCTGCTGCCGATGTGCGGCCACGGCACCATCGGGGTGGCCACCGTCCTGGTCGAGACCGGGATGGTGCCGGTCGTCGAACCCGTCACCACGGTCCGCCTCGACACCCCGGCGGGCCTGGTCAGCGTCGACGTACACGTCGAGGACGGCGCGGCGAAGGCGGTCACGCTCACCAACGTCCCCGCGTTCTGCGTCGGCCTGCACCGCAGAGTCGACGTACCCGGCTTCGGCACGGTGACCTATGACCTCGCCTTCGGCGGCAACTTCTACGCCTTCGTCGAACTCGACGCCCTGGGCCTGCCGTTCGACCGCGCCCGCAAGGACGACCTGCTGGCCGCCGGGCTCGCCGTCATGGACGCCATCAACGCCACCGACCGGCCCGTGCACCCCGAGAGTCCGGAGATCGGCGGCGTGAAGCACGTCTATCTGGCGGCCCCCGGCTCCGACGCCGCGCACTCCCGCCATGCCATGGCCATCCACCCCGGCTGGTTCGACCGCTCGCCGTGCGGCACCGGCACATCCGCCCGGATGGCCCAACTGCACGCCCGCGGCCACCTGCCGCTGCACCGGGACTTCGTCAACGAGTCCCTCATCGGCACCCGCTTCACCGGCCGCCTCGTCGGCGAGACGGAGGTCGGCGGCGTGCCGGCCGTCGTCCCCACCATCACCGGACGCGCCTGGATCACCGGGACCGCCCAGTACTTCCTCGACCCGGACGATCCCTTCCCCGGAGGTTTCCTCCTGTGA
- a CDS encoding FAD-binding oxidoreductase encodes MLTRDSADVIVVGAGMVGAACAYYAARSGLRVTVVDRGPVAGGSTGAGEGNLLVSDKEPGPELDLALLSTRLWRDLARELPLGIEYEAKGGLVIASRENGMATLRDFAAAQRKAGVTAEEVAADRLHDLEPHLAPGLAGGFHYPQDAQVMPALAAAHLLRAAGARVRLRLGEEVTGLLIGGSGEIQGVRTAAGPVHAPYVVNAAGTWGGEFARLAGVELPVLPRRGFVLVTEPLPRVVRHKVYAADYVADVASGSAALQTSAVVEGTAAGPVLIGASRERVGFDRTLSVEVLRRLAAQATALFPVLAGVRVMRTYPGFRPYLPDHLPAIGPDPRVPGLLHACGHEGAGIGLAPATGLAVARALIGGEPPLDLAPFRPERFPSAA; translated from the coding sequence GTGCTCACGAGAGATTCCGCGGATGTCATCGTCGTCGGGGCCGGCATGGTCGGCGCTGCCTGCGCCTACTACGCCGCCCGGTCCGGCCTGCGCGTCACCGTGGTCGACCGCGGCCCCGTGGCGGGTGGCAGCACGGGCGCCGGGGAGGGGAACCTGCTGGTCTCCGACAAGGAACCGGGGCCCGAACTCGATCTCGCGCTGCTCTCCACCCGGCTGTGGCGGGACCTTGCCCGGGAACTTCCGCTCGGGATCGAGTACGAGGCGAAGGGCGGCCTGGTCATCGCCTCCCGTGAGAACGGGATGGCCACGCTGCGGGACTTCGCCGCCGCCCAACGCAAGGCGGGCGTCACGGCGGAGGAGGTCGCGGCGGACCGCCTGCACGACCTGGAGCCGCACCTGGCGCCCGGGCTGGCAGGCGGCTTCCACTACCCCCAGGACGCCCAGGTCATGCCGGCGCTGGCCGCCGCGCACCTGCTGCGTGCGGCCGGCGCCCGGGTGCGGCTGCGGCTCGGCGAGGAGGTCACCGGCCTGCTCATCGGCGGGTCGGGCGAGATCCAGGGGGTGCGGACGGCCGCCGGGCCGGTCCACGCGCCCTATGTGGTGAACGCCGCGGGCACCTGGGGTGGTGAGTTCGCCCGCCTCGCCGGCGTGGAGCTGCCGGTGCTGCCCCGCCGGGGCTTCGTCCTGGTCACCGAGCCGCTGCCGCGCGTGGTGCGCCACAAGGTGTACGCGGCGGACTACGTCGCCGACGTGGCCAGCGGCTCCGCCGCGCTGCAGACCTCGGCGGTGGTCGAGGGCACCGCCGCAGGCCCGGTCCTCATCGGCGCCAGCCGGGAGCGGGTCGGTTTCGACCGCACGCTGTCGGTGGAGGTCCTGCGTCGCCTCGCGGCCCAGGCCACGGCCCTCTTCCCGGTCCTGGCCGGGGTGCGGGTCATGCGGACCTACCCCGGGTTCCGCCCGTACCTGCCCGACCACCTGCCCGCCATCGGGCCCGACCCGCGCGTGCCCGGGCTGCTGCACGCCTGCGGCCACGAGGGCGCCGGCATCGGCCTCGCCCCCGCCACCGGCCTGGCCGTCGCCCGCGCCCTGATCGGCGGCGAACCCCCGCTCGACCTCGCCCCGTTCCGGCCGGAGCGTTTTCCCTCAGCTGCCTGA
- a CDS encoding (2Fe-2S)-binding protein: MARTPAELVGAQPDPPFEITMDGRTVTALPGQSVAAALWGAGIVAWRTTRNGGRPRGAFCGIGQCYDCLATVNGEPNRRACLVPARPGDAITTQEGHGRAALGV; encoded by the coding sequence GTGGCCCGTACCCCCGCCGAACTCGTCGGCGCACAGCCCGATCCGCCGTTCGAGATCACCATGGACGGCCGCACCGTGACCGCCCTGCCCGGGCAGTCCGTCGCCGCCGCCCTGTGGGGTGCCGGCATCGTCGCCTGGCGCACCACCCGGAACGGCGGGCGCCCGCGGGGCGCGTTCTGCGGCATCGGCCAGTGCTACGACTGCCTCGCCACGGTCAACGGCGAGCCCAACCGCCGGGCCTGCCTGGTTCCCGCCCGGCCCGGCGACGCCATCACCACCCAGGAAGGACACGGCCGTGCCGCTCTCGGCGTCTGA
- a CDS encoding NAD(P)/FAD-dependent oxidoreductase, with protein MIGAGAAGLAGAVTAAELGLSVALLDASGQVGGQFYRTPEPGLGAARPEALHHDWAAFADLRERQRATDGIDHLAGHHVWTVARQSDELWAVHAVTGPDGAGERPVRVRARAILIATGAYERQLPFPGWTLPGVVSAGGAQAMLKSALTLPGRRIVVAGSGPLLLAVASSLAAAGARVPAVVEAAGYLRYARHVRALATNPQKLTEAVVHGSALLRHRVRLRTRSAITEVHGDQRVEAVTICRLDGDWRPVRGTGRQVECDTLAVGHGLAPQIDLAVGLGCATRTTADGARALVLDGLQETTVPGVWAAGETGGVGGAQLARAEGELAALAVATRLGGPSARAQSARVARLRRTRDRMRCFADAMAKAHAPGPGWPEWLAEDTDVCRCEEVTAGHIREAVTDLGARDARTVKLLTRAGMGWCQGRMCGTAVACLAAGADGPPAPPAERRPLAAPVPLGALASLESAESPEKSVRTDR; from the coding sequence GTGATCGGCGCGGGCGCCGCCGGCCTCGCGGGCGCCGTCACCGCCGCCGAACTCGGCCTGTCCGTCGCCCTGCTGGACGCCTCGGGCCAGGTCGGCGGCCAGTTCTACCGCACCCCGGAACCGGGCCTCGGGGCCGCCCGGCCCGAAGCCCTGCACCACGACTGGGCCGCCTTCGCCGACCTGCGCGAGCGCCAGCGCGCCACAGACGGCATCGACCACCTCGCCGGCCACCACGTGTGGACGGTGGCCCGGCAGAGCGACGAGCTGTGGGCGGTGCACGCCGTGACCGGTCCCGACGGGGCGGGGGAACGGCCGGTGCGCGTACGGGCCCGGGCGATCCTCATCGCGACCGGGGCCTACGAGCGCCAACTGCCCTTCCCCGGCTGGACCCTGCCCGGCGTCGTGAGCGCCGGAGGAGCCCAGGCGATGCTCAAGTCGGCTCTCACCCTGCCCGGCAGACGCATCGTCGTCGCAGGCAGCGGACCGCTGCTGCTCGCCGTCGCCTCCTCGCTCGCCGCCGCCGGGGCGCGGGTCCCTGCCGTGGTGGAGGCGGCCGGCTACCTGCGCTACGCCCGCCATGTCCGCGCCCTCGCCACCAACCCGCAGAAGCTGACCGAGGCGGTGGTCCACGGCTCGGCGCTGCTGCGGCACCGGGTGCGGCTGCGCACCCGCAGCGCGATCACCGAGGTGCACGGGGATCAGCGGGTCGAGGCGGTGACGATCTGCCGGCTCGACGGCGACTGGCGGCCCGTGCGGGGGACGGGCCGCCAGGTCGAGTGCGACACGCTGGCGGTGGGGCACGGCCTGGCGCCCCAGATCGACCTCGCCGTGGGACTCGGGTGCGCCACCCGCACCACCGCCGACGGCGCCCGCGCCCTGGTCCTCGACGGACTCCAGGAGACCACGGTGCCCGGCGTCTGGGCGGCGGGCGAGACCGGCGGGGTCGGCGGCGCCCAACTGGCCCGGGCCGAGGGTGAACTGGCGGCCCTCGCGGTCGCCACCCGGCTGGGCGGGCCATCGGCGAGGGCGCAGTCCGCGCGCGTGGCGCGGCTGCGCCGCACCCGGGACCGCATGCGCTGCTTCGCGGACGCCATGGCCAAAGCGCACGCCCCCGGCCCCGGCTGGCCCGAGTGGCTGGCCGAGGACACCGACGTATGCCGCTGCGAGGAGGTGACCGCCGGGCACATCCGCGAGGCGGTCACCGACCTCGGGGCCCGCGACGCGCGGACCGTCAAGCTCCTCACCCGTGCGGGGATGGGGTGGTGTCAGGGCCGGATGTGCGGGACGGCCGTGGCCTGCCTCGCTGCCGGGGCGGACGGCCCCCCGGCGCCCCCGGCCGAGCGCCGCCCCCTCGCCGCTCCGGTTCCGCTCGGCGCGCTCGCCTCGCTCGAGTCGGCCGAATCGCCCGAGAAGTCCGTCAGGACCGACCGCTGA
- a CDS encoding dihydrodipicolinate synthase family protein: protein MTATWNSSRPWRGIMVATALPLRDDLSVDYDAYAEHVRWLVDNGCDGVVPNGSLGEYQTLTDEERARVVRTAVEAAGDPARVMPGVAAYGSGEARRWAEQAAEVGCGSVLLLPPNAYRADEASVRAHYAEVAGAGVPVVAYNNPIDTKVDLTPALLAGLHADGHIVAVKEFTGDVRRAYELAELAPELDLLIGADDVLLELAVAGAVGWIAGYPNAFPATCARLYRAAVSGDLRTALPLYRSLHSLLRWDSKTEFVQSIKLSMDIVGRHGGPVRPPRTPLTGAVEVAVRTATEKAVAEGHR from the coding sequence ATGACCGCCACCTGGAACTCCTCCCGTCCCTGGCGCGGCATCATGGTCGCCACCGCGCTCCCCCTCCGCGACGACCTCTCCGTCGACTACGACGCCTACGCCGAGCACGTCCGCTGGCTCGTCGACAACGGCTGCGACGGCGTCGTCCCCAACGGTTCGCTCGGCGAGTACCAGACCCTCACCGACGAGGAGCGCGCCCGCGTGGTCCGTACCGCGGTCGAGGCGGCGGGCGACCCGGCGCGGGTGATGCCCGGTGTCGCCGCGTACGGCAGTGGCGAGGCACGTCGCTGGGCCGAGCAGGCGGCCGAGGTCGGCTGCGGCTCGGTCCTCCTGCTGCCCCCGAACGCCTACCGCGCCGACGAGGCGTCCGTGCGGGCCCACTACGCCGAGGTGGCCGGGGCCGGCGTGCCCGTCGTCGCGTACAACAACCCCATCGACACCAAGGTCGACCTGACCCCGGCCCTGCTCGCCGGGCTCCACGCCGACGGGCACATCGTGGCCGTCAAGGAGTTCACCGGCGACGTCCGGCGCGCCTACGAGCTCGCCGAGCTCGCCCCGGAGCTCGACCTGCTGATCGGCGCCGACGACGTGCTCCTCGAACTCGCCGTGGCCGGGGCCGTCGGCTGGATCGCCGGCTACCCGAACGCCTTCCCCGCCACCTGCGCGCGGCTGTACCGCGCCGCCGTCTCCGGCGACCTCCGGACGGCGCTGCCCCTGTACCGGTCGCTGCACTCGCTCCTGCGCTGGGACTCCAAGACCGAGTTCGTCCAGTCGATCAAGCTCTCCATGGACATCGTCGGGCGTCACGGCGGTCCGGTCCGCCCGCCCCGCACTCCGCTCACCGGTGCGGTCGAGGTCGCGGTGCGCACCGCGACCGAGAAGGCCGTCGCCGAGGGCCACCGCTGA
- a CDS encoding ABC transporter permease, with protein sequence MATTTPDAPTAAAAAAGSGPWQLARRELRRRTSVKISLVVIALFAVMAVAAPLLSKLGGWSPEEFDKTAVDPYLGGQPIGPLGGVSADHWLGVEPVTGRDLFARVVHGAQVSLLIAVAATAIVVVTGTAAGIAAGYFGGRTDTVLSRLMDLTMSFPSLIFMIAMMSVARDVNRIVLMIAVIGLFGWPGIARVVRGQTLSLKHREYVDAARVGGSGPWRILTRDILPGVAGPVIAYTTLIIPGMISTEAALSYLGVGVRPPTPSWGQMIAESVNFYDTDPMYFVIPSTCLFLTVLAFTLLGDALRDVLDPRGSRT encoded by the coding sequence ATGGCCACCACGACACCCGACGCCCCGACCGCCGCGGCCGCCGCGGCGGGCAGCGGCCCCTGGCAGCTCGCCCGCCGGGAGCTGCGCCGGCGCACCTCCGTGAAGATCTCCCTCGTCGTGATCGCGCTCTTCGCGGTCATGGCGGTGGCCGCCCCGCTGCTCAGCAAGCTGGGCGGCTGGTCACCCGAGGAGTTCGACAAGACCGCGGTCGACCCCTACCTGGGCGGGCAGCCGATCGGCCCGCTCGGCGGGGTCTCCGCCGACCACTGGCTCGGCGTCGAACCCGTCACCGGCCGCGACCTGTTCGCCCGGGTCGTGCACGGCGCCCAGGTCTCGCTGCTCATCGCCGTCGCCGCCACCGCGATCGTCGTCGTCACCGGCACCGCCGCCGGGATCGCCGCGGGCTACTTCGGCGGTCGCACCGACACGGTCCTGTCCCGGCTGATGGACCTCACCATGTCCTTCCCGTCGCTCATCTTCATGATCGCGATGATGTCGGTGGCGCGGGACGTCAACCGGATCGTGTTGATGATCGCGGTCATCGGCCTGTTCGGCTGGCCCGGCATCGCCCGCGTGGTGCGCGGCCAGACCCTCTCGCTCAAACACCGCGAGTACGTCGACGCCGCCCGCGTCGGCGGCTCCGGCCCCTGGCGGATCCTGACCCGCGACATCCTCCCGGGCGTCGCCGGGCCCGTCATCGCGTACACCACCCTGATCATCCCGGGGATGATCTCCACCGAGGCGGCGCTGAGCTACCTGGGCGTCGGCGTCCGCCCGCCCACTCCCTCCTGGGGCCAGATGATCGCCGAGAGCGTCAACTTCTACGACACCGACCCCATGTACTTCGTCATCCCGAGCACCTGCCTCTTCCTCACCGTGCTCGCGTTCACGCTGCTCGGCGACGCGCTGCGGGACGTCCTGGACCCGAGAGGAAGCCGTACATGA
- a CDS encoding ABC transporter substrate-binding protein — protein sequence MNTRTCTVLATAVAVALTLGTTGCSSGKRSSDGRKGKNPATANLGAVIGGTPKKGGTLTVLSHQDFTHLDPARNWAMSDMEFGTRLLYRTLVTYKAAPGTEGGELVPDLATDLGTPSNGAKTWTFRLKKGIRYEDGTPVTAQDVKYNVERSFSPDLYGGADYAARYLEGAKGYKGPADGEHLDSIRTPDDRTIVFELRKPFAEFASATVMPTFAPVPKKRDTGPRYDSRPFSSGPYKIQTYQRNKKLVLVRNPHWDPKTDGIRKAYPDKLVMVMGLKHNQIDDRMIASQGADASAVPWYALRPESGVKVLPNAAARKRLLAESTNCTDMVQMHTGRAPFDDMKVRQAVQYALDKEVVVNSSGGPAFNNASTAYMPATLFDGKQPDTLRIPVTGDVDKAKELLKQAGKPGGFTTKMTVSNSDKGRAEAIQQALGKAGIEVTIETVDPAAFYTTIGDTTNRTDMVYTGWCPDYPSGSTFLPFVFDGRHIKEKGNTGNHSLFRDKATMRRMDEIAAMTDARKAAEAWRELDGEILAKAPAVPVLVRRWPLVVGTNIAGAYGQTSFGGQLDYASVGLKDPSKSEG from the coding sequence ATGAACACGCGCACCTGTACCGTCCTCGCCACCGCCGTGGCGGTGGCCCTCACCCTCGGCACGACCGGCTGCTCCAGCGGCAAGCGCTCCAGCGACGGCCGGAAGGGAAAGAACCCGGCCACCGCCAACCTCGGCGCGGTGATCGGAGGCACTCCGAAGAAGGGCGGCACCCTCACGGTCCTGTCCCACCAGGACTTCACCCACCTCGACCCGGCCCGCAACTGGGCCATGAGCGACATGGAGTTCGGCACCCGGCTGCTCTACCGCACCCTGGTGACCTACAAGGCGGCTCCGGGGACCGAGGGCGGCGAGCTGGTCCCCGACCTCGCGACCGACCTCGGCACCCCGTCCAACGGCGCCAAGACCTGGACCTTCCGCCTCAAGAAGGGGATCAGGTACGAGGACGGCACCCCGGTCACCGCCCAGGACGTCAAGTACAACGTGGAGCGGTCGTTCTCCCCTGACCTGTACGGCGGCGCCGACTACGCGGCCCGCTACCTCGAGGGCGCCAAGGGCTACAAGGGACCGGCCGACGGCGAACACCTCGACTCCATCAGGACGCCGGACGACCGCACGATCGTCTTCGAACTGCGCAAGCCCTTCGCCGAGTTCGCCAGCGCCACGGTGATGCCCACCTTCGCGCCGGTGCCCAAGAAGAGGGACACCGGGCCCAGGTACGACAGCCGCCCGTTCTCCTCGGGCCCGTACAAGATCCAGACGTACCAGCGCAACAAGAAGCTCGTCCTGGTCCGCAACCCCCACTGGGACCCCAAGACGGACGGTATACGCAAGGCGTACCCGGACAAGCTGGTCATGGTCATGGGGCTCAAGCACAACCAGATCGACGACCGGATGATCGCCAGCCAGGGCGCGGACGCCTCCGCCGTCCCGTGGTACGCGCTGCGGCCGGAGAGCGGGGTCAAGGTGCTGCCCAACGCCGCGGCGCGCAAGCGGCTGCTCGCCGAGTCGACCAACTGCACCGACATGGTGCAGATGCACACCGGCCGCGCCCCCTTCGACGACATGAAGGTCCGTCAGGCCGTGCAGTACGCTCTCGACAAGGAGGTCGTGGTCAACTCCTCCGGCGGCCCCGCCTTCAACAACGCCTCCACCGCCTACATGCCCGCCACCCTCTTCGACGGCAAGCAGCCCGACACGCTCAGGATCCCCGTCACCGGCGACGTCGACAAGGCCAAGGAGCTGTTGAAGCAGGCCGGAAAGCCGGGCGGCTTCACCACGAAGATGACCGTGTCCAACAGCGACAAGGGGCGCGCCGAGGCCATCCAGCAGGCCCTGGGCAAGGCCGGTATCGAGGTGACCATCGAGACGGTCGACCCGGCCGCGTTCTACACCACCATCGGCGACACGACCAACCGCACCGACATGGTGTACACCGGCTGGTGCCCCGACTACCCGTCCGGCTCCACCTTCCTGCCGTTCGTCTTCGACGGCCGCCACATCAAGGAGAAGGGCAACACCGGCAACCACTCGCTCTTCCGTGACAAGGCGACCATGCGGCGGATGGACGAGATCGCCGCGATGACCGATGCCAGGAAGGCCGCTGAAGCCTGGCGGGAGCTGGACGGCGAGATCCTCGCCAAGGCCCCCGCCGTCCCGGTCCTGGTGCGGCGCTGGCCGCTGGTGGTGGGCACCAACATCGCGGGCGCGTACGGGCAGACCTCCTTCGGCGGCCAGCTCGACTACGCCTCGGTCGGCCTCAAGGACCCCTCCAAGAGCGAGGGCTGA
- a CDS encoding GntR family transcriptional regulator: MGHLKQHPLITTRERLRDQVAHALRAAMISGELRPGQVYSAPGLAEDFGVSATPVREAMLDLAREGLVEPVRNKGFRVTEVTESDLDQYTEIRALIEIPTVGRVTRTATRDELEALRPVAEEIVRAARAHDLIGYLEADRRFHLALLTLCGNDRLVETVGGLRKRTRLYGLSALDERDRLIPSAEEHLELLSLMLAGDAEGAERCMRRHLGHVRSLWAKSD, from the coding sequence GTGGGCCACCTGAAGCAGCACCCCCTCATCACCACCAGGGAGCGCCTGCGCGACCAGGTCGCCCACGCCCTGCGTGCCGCCATGATCTCGGGCGAGCTGCGGCCGGGCCAGGTCTACTCCGCCCCGGGCCTCGCCGAGGACTTCGGCGTCTCCGCCACCCCGGTGCGCGAGGCGATGCTCGACCTGGCCCGCGAGGGCCTGGTCGAGCCCGTCCGCAACAAGGGCTTCCGGGTCACCGAGGTCACCGAGAGCGACCTCGACCAGTACACCGAGATCCGCGCCCTGATCGAGATCCCCACGGTGGGGCGCGTCACCCGGACCGCGACCCGCGACGAGCTGGAGGCGCTGCGGCCGGTGGCCGAGGAGATCGTGCGCGCCGCACGCGCACACGACCTGATCGGCTATCTCGAAGCCGACCGGCGGTTCCACCTCGCGCTCCTCACGCTCTGCGGGAACGACCGGCTGGTCGAGACCGTCGGTGGCCTGCGCAAGCGCACCCGCCTGTACGGTCTGAGCGCACTGGACGAGCGGGACCGGCTGATCCCGTCCGCCGAGGAGCACCTGGAGCTCCTCTCCCTGATGCTGGCGGGCGACGCCGAGGGCGCCGAGCGGTGCATGCGCCGACACCTGGGGCACGTGCGCTCGCTGTGGGCGAAGTCCGACTGA